A DNA window from Selenomonas sp. oral taxon 126 contains the following coding sequences:
- a CDS encoding DUF4178 domain-containing protein, with product MEFRCWMGVTIEGKSYIIAEKIRYKEKTSDDVWTEYGLVTRESNDRTWLSIADNGLSCSLSAPVGKKIPRGYRLRDRGTEVVTAVWGDTDAAVGDEATYEQYETADGKFTFFIENWSGKKSASMGRKIAAADIAPEAPPPADRLRAMTRAKRAKTLHGIRLVMIGACIYGAVTFLLVGLLGNDGFSTWDWHAIRDFVNLPYAMHERLSDAPYYTEQREEDGARVYTAQVDAGIAALDLIEGMDGRVKDAYEDLGDAEHPIVIRTQQEIAHITSAADGTAYIVVTGASPDRAPAADQFQRNHTLVRYAERVRTGDTHGRAMVVQ from the coding sequence GAGAAAACATCGGACGATGTATGGACGGAGTACGGTCTTGTTACACGTGAAAGCAACGACCGCACATGGCTGAGCATTGCAGACAACGGGCTTTCGTGCAGTCTTTCCGCTCCTGTGGGGAAAAAGATTCCGAGGGGCTACCGCCTCCGCGACAGGGGAACGGAGGTGGTCACCGCTGTCTGGGGCGATACGGATGCGGCAGTCGGCGACGAGGCGACATACGAGCAGTACGAAACAGCGGACGGGAAGTTCACGTTCTTTATCGAAAACTGGAGCGGGAAGAAAAGTGCCTCGATGGGACGGAAAATCGCCGCCGCCGATATTGCCCCCGAAGCACCGCCGCCCGCCGATCGCCTGCGGGCAATGACGCGAGCGAAGCGGGCAAAGACGCTCCACGGCATCAGGCTTGTCATGATCGGCGCGTGTATCTACGGGGCGGTCACGTTCCTTCTCGTCGGTCTCCTCGGGAACGACGGTTTCAGCACATGGGACTGGCATGCAATTCGCGATTTCGTGAATCTCCCCTATGCCATGCACGAACGCCTCAGCGATGCGCCCTACTACACGGAACAGCGCGAGGAGGACGGCGCAAGGGTTTACACGGCGCAGGTCGATGCAGGCATCGCCGCTCTGGATCTCATCGAGGGCATGGACGGCAGGGTGAAGGACGCGTACGAGGATCTCGGCGATGCGGAGCATCCGATTGTGATTCGTACACAGCAGGAGATTGCACACATTACGAGCGCGGCGGACGGCACGGCGTACATCGTTGTGACGGGAGCAAGCCCCGACCGCGCCCCCGCCGCCGACCAGTTCCAACGAAATCATACGCTCGTCCGCTACGCCGAACGCGTCCGTACGGGCGACACGCACGGACGGGCGATGGTGGTGCAGTAG
- a CDS encoding DUF4178 domain-containing protein: protein MDFDCWTGIKIGTKPCTIVGKIRYKEKTSDDVWTEYKLITNDTNAHIWLSITDDGLSCIISSSARNNVPKGYRLHDSGTEVVTGVWGDTDAAVGDETRYEQYESADGRNTFFVEYWNGSRSSSQGGKISASTIIADTDTDTSKRQKARAMYRRSRLRNSLIEPVAGLAGACIILLLSVAPDFDTRDYWHAFRDFVNLPYVMHERLSDAPYHTEQQEEDGTPVYTAQVDAGIAALDLIEGVDGRVEDAYEMLGDAEHPIIIRTREETARITSAADGTAHIVVTQTSPDRAPDADRLQRSHTLLRYAVLVRTGDTRGRAEVVTETP from the coding sequence GTGGATTTTGACTGTTGGACCGGCATCAAAATCGGAACGAAACCATGTACCATTGTGGGAAAGATCCGATACAAGGAGAAAACATCGGATGATGTATGGACAGAGTATAAGCTTATCACGAATGACACCAATGCACACATCTGGCTGAGCATCACAGACGATGGACTCTCATGCATCATCTCCTCCTCTGCGCGAAACAATGTGCCGAAGGGCTACCGTCTCCATGACAGCGGCACGGAGGTTGTAACAGGGGTCTGGGGCGATACGGATGCGGCGGTCGGCGATGAGACGAGGTATGAGCAATACGAGAGCGCAGACGGCAGGAACACCTTCTTTGTCGAGTATTGGAACGGCAGTCGCAGCAGTTCGCAGGGAGGAAAGATCTCCGCTTCCACAATCATCGCGGACACGGACACGGATACGAGTAAGCGGCAGAAGGCACGGGCGATGTATCGGCGATCGAGGCTGCGCAACTCCCTCATCGAGCCGGTTGCAGGTCTTGCCGGAGCCTGCATCATCCTGCTCCTATCCGTCGCTCCCGACTTCGACACGCGGGACTACTGGCACGCGTTCCGCGATTTCGTGAATCTCCCCTATGTCATGCACGAACGCCTCAGTGATGCCCCCTACCACACGGAGCAGCAGGAGGAGGACGGCACTCCGGTTTACACGGCGCAGGTCGATGCAGGCATTGCCGCTCTCGATCTCATCGAGGGCGTGGACGGCAGGGTGGAGGATGCGTACGAAATGCTCGGTGATGCGGAGCATCCGATCATCATTCGCACGCGGGAGGAGACCGCACGCATTACGAGCGCGGCGGATGGCACAGCGCACATTGTCGTGACGCAGACAAGCCCCGACCGCGCACCTGACGCCGACCGGCTTCAGCGCAGTCATACCCTCCTCCGCTACGCCGTGCTCGTTCGCACGGGCGATACACGCGGACGGGCGGAGGTGGTAACAGAAACGCCGTAA
- a CDS encoding DUF350 domain-containing protein has protein sequence MIDLSTLMLTVFYAAFGILLMVVSNIVIDLFIPGDFAEEIRRGNRAVAWLSAGSFIGIGEILRAVIMSPTYEALTADFMQGVVASAVYAAVGILCFIVGFFIINAWHRKYELAAEIQRGNTAAGIFVFGIFVGLSLVISGAVH, from the coding sequence ATGATCGATCTGTCCACCCTGATGCTTACCGTATTCTACGCCGCATTCGGCATCCTGCTCATGGTTGTATCCAACATCGTGATCGACCTCTTCATCCCCGGCGATTTCGCCGAGGAGATTCGGCGCGGCAACCGTGCGGTCGCGTGGCTGTCGGCGGGCTCGTTCATCGGCATCGGTGAGATCCTGCGTGCTGTCATCATGTCTCCCACATACGAGGCGTTGACGGCGGACTTTATGCAGGGGGTTGTCGCAAGTGCCGTCTATGCCGCCGTCGGCATCCTCTGCTTCATTGTCGGCTTTTTCATTATCAACGCGTGGCACCGCAAATATGAGCTTGCCGCGGAGATTCAACGCGGCAATACGGCGGCGGGCATCTTCGTGTTTGGGATCTTTGTCGGGCTGTCGCTCGTCATCAGCGGCGCGGTGCATTGA
- a CDS encoding glutathionylspermidine synthase family protein translates to MNSTQKETYIDALDPTIFTYIQYGDYADRYPTHTVQEFPQRFYDELRTASAGLFHIFCKAAEVLQNAPDDFARAMDLPREMLPYLRIPNAFRLSTWLSRFDFVLDEEGRIRMVEINADTPCFIVESFYANGVAAEYFGRRDPNAGARTQLRDFLTQIHAHLAAPVADLTKGTLPPRPFVFSCFDDYPEDLANTRFLMQLMQEGAPHGDIRFLSFYEMEIDERGIPLADSAYTSALYRLHPMEILIDERTPDGEPLGALFLDLYKEGKFALMNPPEAILLQNKSFMALVYALARTEQFLTAEECALVRRYLVPSYFEEDFAALMDGTYIRKEIWGREGKNVRLVEKQGDHAKTVHEKQPDNVDEIICRPSRAAMYQDFVRQPRFVHTVDSGTIDGCLTLSCFMLFDTPSAVGARFSPAEIAGTEAYFLPLVVGEDSSYTDSFSTNVF, encoded by the coding sequence GTGAACAGCACACAGAAAGAGACCTACATTGACGCACTTGACCCGACCATCTTCACCTATATTCAATACGGCGACTATGCCGACCGCTATCCAACACATACCGTGCAGGAGTTTCCGCAGAGATTCTATGATGAACTGCGGACGGCATCGGCGGGGCTCTTTCACATCTTCTGCAAGGCGGCAGAGGTCTTGCAGAACGCACCTGACGACTTCGCGCGCGCAATGGATCTGCCGCGCGAGATGCTCCCCTATCTGCGCATCCCGAACGCCTTCCGCCTGTCGACATGGCTCTCGCGCTTTGACTTCGTACTCGATGAGGAAGGGCGTATCCGCATGGTCGAGATCAATGCGGATACGCCCTGTTTTATCGTGGAGTCCTTCTATGCGAACGGCGTCGCGGCAGAGTATTTCGGTCGACGCGATCCGAATGCGGGCGCACGCACGCAGCTGCGGGATTTTCTCACGCAGATTCACGCGCATCTTGCCGCGCCCGTTGCCGACCTAACGAAGGGCACGCTCCCGCCGCGCCCGTTCGTATTCAGCTGCTTTGACGACTATCCCGAAGATCTGGCGAATACGCGCTTCCTCATGCAGCTCATGCAGGAGGGTGCGCCCCACGGCGACATCCGCTTCCTCTCGTTCTACGAGATGGAGATCGACGAGCGAGGCATTCCTCTCGCGGACAGTGCATATACATCCGCGCTCTATCGACTGCATCCGATGGAGATATTGATTGATGAGCGCACGCCGGACGGAGAGCCGCTCGGTGCACTGTTTCTGGATTTATATAAGGAAGGAAAATTTGCATTGATGAATCCGCCCGAGGCGATTCTCCTGCAAAACAAGTCCTTTATGGCACTCGTCTACGCACTCGCACGGACGGAGCAGTTCCTAACCGCCGAGGAGTGTGCGCTTGTCCGCCGCTATCTCGTCCCTTCGTATTTCGAGGAGGATTTTGCCGCGCTCATGGACGGCACATACATCCGCAAGGAGATCTGGGGGCGCGAGGGGAAGAACGTCCGTCTGGTCGAAAAGCAGGGCGACCACGCGAAAACCGTGCATGAGAAGCAGCCCGACAACGTGGACGAGATCATCTGCCGCCCGAGCCGCGCGGCGATGTATCAGGACTTCGTCCGTCAGCCGCGCTTCGTCCACACGGTCGACTCCGGCACGATCGACGGCTGTCTGACCCTCTCGTGCTTCATGCTCTTTGACACGCCCTCTGCCGTCGGCGCACGCTTCTCCCCCGCTGAGATCGCGGGGACGGAGGCGTACTTTCTGCCGCTTGTCGTGGGGGAGGACAGCAGCTACACGGATTCATTCTCTACAAATGTCTTTTGA
- a CDS encoding HepT-like ribonuclease domain-containing protein: MRDRVIVDKMLRYTAKICAYCKGLSYDDFRTNDMLIEACVFNLSQIGELTTKLGDAVKAENPQVAWAQIYGLRNRIVHDYEGVNLRLIWEIVSDDMPDLRIKLTAIQKTFVENESV; this comes from the coding sequence ATGCGCGATAGAGTCATCGTTGACAAAATGCTCAGATATACTGCTAAGATTTGTGCGTACTGCAAAGGGCTTTCCTATGATGATTTCCGCACCAATGATATGCTCATAGAAGCCTGTGTGTTCAATCTCAGTCAGATTGGAGAGCTCACCACCAAATTGGGGGATGCGGTCAAAGCGGAAAATCCTCAAGTAGCATGGGCGCAAATTTATGGTCTCAGAAACCGCATTGTTCATGACTACGAAGGAGTAAATCTACGTCTGATTTGGGAGATTGTTTCCGATGATATGCCGGACCTGCGGATAAAATTGACTGCCATTCAAAAGACATTTGTAGAGAATGAATCCGTGTAG
- a CDS encoding nucleotidyltransferase family protein, with protein sequence MIFTPNEIKQRLQPIFISHQIRQAILFGSYGKGNATQSSDVDLLVDSDLRGLRFVGFVEELREALDDKEMDVFDITHVEPKSRIAEEIRQTGIEIYAR encoded by the coding sequence ATGATTTTTACACCAAATGAAATTAAGCAGAGGTTGCAGCCCATATTTATCAGTCATCAAATCCGGCAGGCGATTCTATTTGGTTCATATGGAAAGGGAAATGCCACGCAGAGCAGTGATGTGGATTTGCTCGTGGACAGTGACCTGCGTGGGCTGAGATTCGTGGGCTTCGTCGAGGAACTACGGGAGGCTCTGGACGATAAGGAGATGGACGTATTCGACATCACTCATGTCGAGCCGAAGTCACGTATTGCCGAGGAAATCAGACAGACGGGGATTGAGATTTATGCGCGATAG
- the panF gene encoding sodium/pantothenate symporter, producing the protein MNGNLMVLLPLLGFMAAMLALGFYVRRAGSAGGFLSNYFVGGQTLGAFVLAMTMVATYSSVSSFVGGPGMAYEIGFGWIYMAVIQTMTIFLVLGIFGKKVARLARRIHAVTIVDIIRHRYQSDALAAIAALVIVVFFAASMVAQFVGGAQLFAAVTGYSYELGLVLFGIVVVIYTSIGGFRAVALTDTCCAIVMMLGIVLLFYYVLDAGGGLAAILANLRSAHPEMLTPTAAGRMPISLYISQWLLVGALTIALPQSVVRGISYRSSRDMHRAMIIGTVVIAFMNIAVNLVGVLGRGVLGVDAKALGGVDSVIPQLMAQVMPPELLGFAIIGPLAASISTISGVLIVASSAVVKDVYLHHMQKRKKSVSEQTLRRLSMGITAVLGIIVFLLAVAPPSLIWLINMFAFGGLETAFFWVLVFGLFTKWARRTGALAAMAGGTVVYCAAMAAGFKPFGLHPIAVGITVSLLFFLVGSYWERSRERA; encoded by the coding sequence ATGAACGGCAATCTCATGGTACTGCTGCCGCTCCTCGGCTTTATGGCGGCAATGCTTGCGCTCGGGTTCTATGTGCGGCGTGCCGGCTCTGCGGGCGGTTTCCTCTCGAACTATTTCGTCGGCGGGCAGACGCTCGGCGCGTTCGTGCTTGCAATGACGATGGTCGCGACGTACAGCTCCGTCAGCTCCTTTGTCGGCGGTCCCGGGATGGCGTACGAGATCGGCTTCGGCTGGATCTACATGGCGGTCATTCAGACGATGACAATCTTCCTCGTGCTCGGCATCTTCGGCAAGAAGGTCGCGCGTCTGGCGCGGCGCATCCACGCTGTCACCATTGTCGATATCATCCGTCACCGCTATCAGTCGGACGCGCTCGCGGCGATTGCCGCGCTTGTGATTGTCGTCTTCTTTGCCGCCTCGATGGTCGCGCAGTTCGTCGGCGGGGCGCAGCTCTTTGCCGCCGTTACGGGCTATAGCTACGAGCTGGGGCTGGTGCTGTTCGGCATCGTCGTTGTTATCTATACATCGATCGGCGGATTCCGTGCCGTTGCATTGACAGATACCTGCTGTGCAATCGTGATGATGCTCGGCATCGTCCTGCTCTTCTACTATGTGCTCGATGCGGGCGGCGGACTCGCGGCGATTCTCGCGAATCTGCGCTCTGCACATCCAGAGATGCTGACGCCGACAGCGGCGGGGCGCATGCCGATCTCCCTCTACATCTCGCAGTGGCTGCTCGTGGGTGCGCTCACGATTGCACTGCCGCAGTCGGTTGTGCGCGGCATCAGCTATCGGAGCAGCCGCGATATGCACCGCGCGATGATCATCGGCACGGTCGTCATCGCCTTTATGAACATTGCGGTGAATCTCGTCGGCGTCCTCGGGCGCGGGGTGCTCGGTGTCGATGCAAAGGCACTCGGTGGTGTGGACAGTGTCATCCCACAGCTCATGGCACAGGTCATGCCCCCCGAACTCCTCGGATTTGCGATCATCGGCCCCTTGGCAGCGTCGATCTCAACCATCTCGGGCGTCCTCATCGTCGCCTCGTCGGCGGTGGTGAAGGACGTCTACCTCCACCATATGCAGAAGCGGAAGAAATCCGTCTCGGAGCAGACGCTGCGCCGCCTCTCAATGGGCATCACCGCCGTGCTCGGCATCATCGTGTTTCTCCTCGCCGTTGCGCCGCCGTCGCTGATCTGGCTCATCAATATGTTCGCGTTCGGCGGACTCGAGACGGCGTTCTTCTGGGTGCTCGTCTTTGGGCTCTTTACGAAGTGGGCGCGGCGGACGGGCGCGCTCGCGGCGATGGCGGGCGGCACCGTGGTCTACTGCGCGGCGATGGCGGCAGGCTTCAAACCGTTCGGACTGCACCCGATTGCTGTCGGCATCACCGTCTCTCTTCTCTTCTTCCTCGTGGGGAGTTACTGGGAGCGCAGCAGAGAGCGGGCTTGA
- a CDS encoding DUF997 family protein encodes MQDEKKAADAIAREARRTAAAGVLFAVLWTALGFGLADVDVTIAGFPLWAVTSTVGVLVVGAVIAVYLAYAAEDMSLDERGEGASR; translated from the coding sequence ATGCAGGATGAAAAGAAGGCGGCGGACGCCATCGCACGTGAGGCGAGGCGTACCGCTGCGGCAGGCGTGCTCTTTGCCGTGCTCTGGACGGCACTCGGCTTCGGGCTTGCGGATGTGGATGTGACGATTGCGGGCTTCCCGCTCTGGGCGGTCACATCGACGGTCGGCGTGCTCGTTGTGGGCGCGGTCATTGCCGTGTATCTGGCATATGCGGCAGAGGATATGTCCCTCGATGAGCGCGGAGAGGGGGCATCGCGATGA
- a CDS encoding secretion protein HlyD, giving the protein MKSVGLVQIFCPVKETNRTHSKGYVEDLSTQTGRKRCAKTARLNLSVLPYQCFHKIASCRKIW; this is encoded by the coding sequence ATGAAGTCCGTCGGATTAGTGCAGATTTTTTGTCCTGTCAAGGAGACAAACCGGACGCATAGCAAGGGCTATGTGGAGGATTTGTCGACACAGACAGGGCGAAAAAGATGTGCTAAGACGGCGCGGCTGAATTTATCAGTGCTTCCTTATCAGTGCTTCCATAAGATTGCATCGTGTAGAAAGATATGGTAG
- a CDS encoding methyl-accepting chemotaxis protein, with protein MGIKQKLLLMGVLMALLVVAICGIGYHQAQTALEESVSGEINAALTVEAEKLDGWMSRKIQRVDSAANLVGALDGNPVEMSPAIMSLAAGDKDVIDLAYGAEDARFISYSDGNLTGKFNPLDRPWYTDAKAAGKTIVTSAYQDAISKKMVVSVAVPYNGADGKFRGVVISDVSLDALDERVNALKFHGAGNGIIVEQDGLIIGSTEGLTMHNATENPVLKERLPEMQQKKNGYFAMEKDGEQQIIAYATAASTGWIVAVAVPESVAFAQLASLKTTYSVLSLIGILLVAGIIFALLRFATTITGATDRLMHHVDALAKGDLSRPDLPVTSQDELGQLAANFNTMMKNIRNVIRQVAGTAEQLAASSEQLTAGAHQMAESATEIAGTVANVADGTDRQLESIADAKKNIGIVSNDVASVSDKASRVADSSVRTANAAAKGESLMNDAMQKMTSIEQSVLRSAEVVEKLGESSKQIGEIVETISAIAEQTNLLALNAAIEAARAGETGRGFAVVAEEVRKLAEQSREAAEQIKERITSVQHDTERAVTAMQSGTDEVQAGTSAIHEVGSQFEDIMRMVDEMKGQIADISKSMQTVTEGTERIIQSATTVGEITEKTAENMQNISSSSQSQSASSEEIASASQSLATLATDLQNTTNKFKL; from the coding sequence TTGGGAATTAAACAAAAGTTGTTGCTGATGGGCGTACTTATGGCACTGCTCGTCGTGGCGATCTGCGGCATCGGCTACCATCAGGCGCAGACAGCACTTGAGGAGAGTGTATCGGGGGAGATTAACGCTGCGCTCACCGTCGAAGCGGAGAAGTTGGACGGATGGATGTCGCGCAAGATTCAGCGTGTGGACAGCGCAGCAAACCTCGTCGGTGCACTGGACGGCAATCCGGTCGAGATGTCTCCCGCCATCATGAGTCTCGCTGCAGGAGACAAGGACGTGATCGACCTCGCATACGGTGCGGAGGACGCGCGTTTTATCAGCTACTCGGACGGCAACCTCACGGGCAAGTTCAACCCGCTGGATCGTCCGTGGTACACGGATGCAAAGGCGGCGGGCAAAACCATCGTCACCTCTGCCTATCAGGATGCCATCTCCAAGAAGATGGTCGTCTCCGTCGCCGTTCCGTACAACGGAGCAGACGGCAAATTTCGCGGTGTCGTCATCTCCGATGTCTCTCTTGATGCCCTCGACGAGCGTGTCAACGCTCTGAAATTCCACGGCGCGGGCAACGGCATCATCGTCGAGCAGGACGGGCTCATCATCGGCTCCACCGAAGGCCTGACCATGCACAATGCGACCGAAAATCCCGTGCTCAAAGAGCGTCTGCCCGAGATGCAGCAAAAGAAAAACGGCTACTTTGCGATGGAAAAGGACGGCGAGCAGCAGATCATTGCGTATGCGACCGCCGCTTCCACCGGTTGGATTGTCGCTGTCGCCGTACCTGAGAGCGTCGCCTTTGCACAGCTCGCAAGTCTCAAGACGACTTACAGCGTGCTGAGCCTCATCGGTATCCTGCTCGTGGCGGGCATCATCTTTGCCCTCCTGCGCTTTGCTACGACCATCACGGGCGCAACCGACCGCCTCATGCACCACGTCGACGCGCTCGCCAAGGGCGACCTCAGCCGGCCCGACCTGCCGGTCACCTCACAGGATGAGCTGGGGCAGCTCGCGGCGAACTTCAACACCATGATGAAGAACATCCGAAACGTCATCCGCCAAGTCGCGGGCACGGCGGAACAGCTCGCCGCCTCCTCCGAGCAGCTGACGGCGGGCGCACATCAGATGGCAGAGTCCGCCACCGAGATTGCGGGCACCGTCGCAAATGTCGCCGACGGCACGGATCGTCAGCTCGAGAGCATCGCAGACGCGAAGAAGAACATCGGCATCGTCTCCAACGACGTTGCAAGCGTCAGCGATAAGGCATCACGCGTCGCAGACAGCTCCGTCCGTACGGCAAACGCCGCCGCGAAGGGCGAGAGCCTCATGAACGACGCCATGCAGAAGATGACGAGCATCGAGCAGAGCGTCCTGCGCTCGGCAGAGGTCGTCGAGAAACTCGGCGAGAGCTCCAAGCAGATCGGTGAGATCGTCGAAACCATCTCCGCCATCGCCGAGCAGACCAACCTCCTCGCCCTGAACGCCGCCATCGAGGCAGCGCGTGCGGGTGAGACGGGACGCGGCTTTGCCGTCGTTGCCGAGGAGGTCAGGAAGCTCGCCGAGCAGTCCCGCGAGGCAGCGGAGCAGATCAAGGAGCGCATCACAAGCGTCCAGCACGACACCGAGCGCGCCGTCACCGCCATGCAGAGCGGCACAGACGAGGTGCAGGCGGGAACATCCGCCATCCACGAGGTCGGTTCGCAGTTCGAGGACATCATGCGCATGGTCGACGAGATGAAGGGGCAGATTGCGGACATCAGTAAATCCATGCAGACCGTCACAGAAGGGACGGAGCGGATTATCCAGTCCGCCACCACAGTGGGCGAGATTACAGAGAAAACGGCGGAGAACATGCAGAACATCTCCTCCTCGTCGCAGTCCCAATCTGCATCGAGCGAAGAGATCGCCTCTGCATCCCAGTCGCTTGCAACCCTCGCAACCGATCTCCAGAATACAACGAACAAGTTCAAACTCTAA
- a CDS encoding TonB-dependent receptor domain-containing protein — protein MRMTKQRALAAAVALTLSGTAHAVYAEDTQAQKEGYETAPVVVTASGFEEDVRFAPASISVIKADEIAQRGYTDLRQVLDMVEGVDTFGATGRFDTPAVSIRGMDDGYTLLLVDGVAQVGPGIAGGMMRSFNQLANTSLPTPSQIERIEVVRGPMSTLYGSDAMGGVINIITKKVTDEFHGSVSVGSILETTDNKSNTMKYNFNVAGPITRDKVGMQMRGSYLKRGPSAFGVDKEMRDYDNWNLGTRVTYTPAAGHSYYLDIDRGQNMRDGDFAQLGRMPAPIPNAFVRTNLRGDVAQRFDRTKVVLGAENKVGKEGTWTNTLSFLRNEMHLDADMTGTAKPSILPLRIPIRSQIRNNVKNDFVTFDTKYVTPLGDDHTLAVGARWQREGVDYHLKRTIAPTGWAPPPFVNMMRQRSSNDNGSLSRSSWALYGEDTWALTKKLVFTYGLRYDHPEDYDDNLSPRGYLIYMPNRNFTVKGGVATGYKAPTMLQSAPVDIHLNITGEIYRGNTGLKPEKSTTEEIGFYYHNEHDTDAHVTFFHTDFQNKIDLSDAVNVAGIGAVRTYENVGKARIHGIEVGTKFAIAPKVSAGLNWTLLTSQIKSGKNIGQPLRSTPKQAVNLRLDWMPTEATDVWMMAQYRSGMYRSKQVTGLSSTYHPFTILNMGVTHKLRDGLSVQFAVNNLLNRNFDQTSMAADGMKYGDYYDEIDADGIAGGSYMSRRSYWLGLTYDF, from the coding sequence ATGCGAATGACAAAGCAGAGGGCTCTTGCGGCGGCGGTCGCGCTCACACTTTCGGGCACGGCACACGCCGTCTATGCAGAGGATACACAGGCGCAGAAAGAAGGCTATGAGACAGCTCCCGTTGTGGTGACGGCATCGGGCTTTGAGGAGGATGTGCGCTTTGCGCCCGCGAGTATCTCGGTCATCAAGGCGGATGAGATCGCGCAGCGCGGCTATACAGATCTCCGTCAGGTGCTTGATATGGTGGAGGGGGTCGACACGTTCGGCGCGACGGGGCGGTTCGATACGCCCGCAGTCTCGATTCGCGGGATGGACGACGGCTATACGCTGCTCCTCGTGGATGGGGTGGCGCAGGTGGGGCCGGGCATCGCGGGCGGGATGATGCGCAGCTTCAACCAGCTCGCGAATACGAGCCTGCCAACACCGAGCCAGATCGAGCGCATCGAGGTGGTGCGCGGCCCAATGTCGACGCTCTACGGCTCGGATGCGATGGGTGGTGTCATCAACATCATCACAAAGAAGGTGACGGACGAGTTCCACGGCTCTGTCTCCGTCGGCAGTATCCTTGAGACGACGGACAACAAGTCCAACACGATGAAATACAACTTCAACGTGGCGGGGCCCATTACGCGCGACAAGGTCGGGATGCAGATGCGCGGCAGCTATCTGAAACGCGGCCCGTCGGCATTCGGCGTGGATAAGGAAATGCGCGACTACGACAACTGGAATCTCGGGACGCGCGTGACCTACACACCCGCTGCAGGGCACAGCTACTATCTCGACATCGACCGCGGGCAGAACATGCGCGACGGTGATTTTGCCCAGCTGGGGAGAATGCCGGCACCCATTCCAAATGCGTTTGTGCGGACGAATCTGCGCGGCGATGTGGCGCAGCGCTTTGACCGTACGAAGGTCGTGCTCGGCGCGGAGAACAAGGTCGGCAAGGAGGGGACGTGGACGAATACCCTGTCCTTCCTGCGCAACGAGATGCACCTCGATGCGGATATGACGGGGACGGCAAAGCCGAGTATCCTGCCGCTGCGCATTCCGATCCGCTCACAGATCCGCAACAACGTGAAGAATGACTTTGTGACGTTCGATACGAAGTATGTCACACCGCTTGGCGACGATCACACACTAGCGGTGGGGGCACGCTGGCAGCGCGAGGGGGTGGACTACCATCTGAAGCGGACGATTGCGCCGACGGGCTGGGCTCCGCCGCCGTTTGTCAATATGATGCGTCAGCGCAGCTCGAACGACAACGGCAGTCTCTCGCGTTCGAGCTGGGCGCTCTACGGCGAGGATACGTGGGCGCTCACGAAGAAGCTCGTCTTTACCTACGGCCTGCGCTACGACCATCCCGAGGACTACGACGACAATCTCAGCCCGCGCGGCTACCTCATCTATATGCCGAACCGCAACTTCACGGTGAAGGGCGGCGTTGCAACGGGCTACAAGGCACCGACGATGCTCCAGTCCGCGCCCGTGGACATCCACCTCAATATCACGGGCGAGATCTATCGCGGCAATACGGGGCTGAAGCCGGAGAAGTCGACGACGGAGGAAATCGGGTTCTACTACCACAACGAGCACGATACGGATGCACACGTGACGTTCTTCCACACGGATTTCCAGAACAAGATCGACCTCAGTGATGCGGTGAATGTTGCGGGCATCGGTGCCGTCCGTACCTATGAGAATGTCGGCAAGGCACGCATCCACGGCATAGAGGTCGGAACGAAGTTCGCGATCGCGCCAAAGGTGTCGGCGGGGCTGAACTGGACGCTGCTCACCAGTCAGATAAAGAGCGGCAAGAATATCGGTCAGCCGCTGCGCTCCACACCGAAGCAGGCGGTCAACCTGAGACTCGACTGGATGCCGACAGAGGCGACAGATGTGTGGATGATGGCGCAGTACCGCAGTGGGATGTACCGCTCGAAGCAGGTGACGGGGCTCTCCTCGACCTATCACCCGTTCACAATTCTCAATATGGGCGTGACACACAAGCTGCGTGACGGGCTCTCCGTACAGTTTGCCGTCAATAATCTGCTGAACCGCAACTTTGATCAGACATCGATGGCGGCAGACGGCATGAAGTACGGCGACTACTATGACGAGATCGACGCAGACGGCATCGCAGGCGGTTCCTATATGTCGCGCCGCAGCTATTGGCTCGGGCTGACGTATGATTTCTAA